The stretch of DNA GGAGCACCCCACCTACCCGAACCCGCTGCAGGCCATTCGGGGCGTCGGTGCCGAGGCGGTGGCCGTGCCGATGCTCGCGCAGGGGTGGGACCTCGAGTTGATGTCGGCGACGCTGCACCAGGCCAACCCGAAGCTCGCGTACCTGATCCCGGACTTCCAGAACCCGACCGGCATCCGGATGGGCGCCGACGGGCGGGAACGGCTCGCCGGGATGCTGCGCCGGACCAGAACTCCCGCGGTGATCGACGAGACGTTGGTCGATCTGGACCTGACCGACGGCGAAGCGCCCGCGCCGGTGGCCGCGTTCGACGAGGGGCGGGTGATCACGCTCGGGTCGGCGGGCAAGTCGTTCTGGGGCGGTCTGCGGCTGGGCTGGGTCCGGGCGCCGGAGGACCTGGTGCAGCGCCTGCTGCTGGACCGGGCTGCGGTGGATCTCGGCAGTCCAGTCCTGGAGCAACTGCTGCTGACCGAACTGCTCCGCGATCCGGATCCGGTGTTGCGCCGCAGACGCGAAGAGGTGGCGCGGCTGCGGGATGTCTTGATCGCCGAGCTGGCGGAGCACCTTCCCGGCTGGCGGTTCCGCGTTCCGGACGGCGGGCTGTCGTTGTGGTGCAACTTGGGTTCCCCGGTGAGCAGCCGGTTGGTCGTGGCCGCCGAACAGCACGGGCTGCGGCTGGTTCCGGGCAGTCGGTTCGCGGTGCAGGGCTCGCTGGATCGCTATCTGCGGTTCCCGTACACCCTGCCAGCGGAGGAACTCCGGCAGTCGGTGCGGCGGATCGCCGCTGCGGCCGCGCCGCTCGGCGGCACCAGCGGTCCGTGCCCGCTGGACGTTCCGGTGAACTGACGCCCGGCGGTTCGCCCTCCGGCACGGCCCCTCGTCGTGCCGGAGGGCGACCGCGGGCACCCCGGTGCCGCAGGGGCAGTGCGGCACCGGGGCCGGGGCTTCCGGGCGAGTGACAGGTCAGGTCAACATTCGCTCGTCCGGAAAGCGCCCCCGATCCCGTCCGGCCGGGCGCAGGCGGCGGGACGGGAGACTGCGGTTGCGATGTGCGCGCCGGAGGCCCGGCCGGACCCCGGTTCAGTCGGGTGCGGCGGACGGTTCGACCAGAGCGATGCCGCGCAAGGCGGGCGGCTCGGCGTGGCCGCCCGCGGCGCGGGCGGGCCCGGATAGCCGGACTTGCGCGGGCAGGACGGCGTGCGGCCCGCGCAACTCATGTCCCGGCGCGGACGAGGTAGGTGCGGTGATCGTGCTGGGTGCGGGTGGCGGTGGAACCGGCGACGGTTCAGGTGGCGCCTCGTGGTGCGCTTCCGGCGTTTGCACGGCGTCGGGCGGGCTCCAGGCGCTGTCGGCGTGGCCGATGTGTTGCTCTGCCGGACGTGGAGCGACGGCCCGCGGTGGAGCCGGAACGGGGACTTCGGCGTTCGGGCTCGGCTTTTGCGGTGTCAGGGACGTGGTCGCCGGTGGT from Saccharopolyspora sp. SCSIO 74807 encodes:
- a CDS encoding PLP-dependent aminotransferase family protein — its product is MSRVIGRVGARGIADLLQDWHSGRPSSRGLHRAVRRLVLDGRLPPGTRLPAEREFAEALGVSRTLVVRALELLREEGFAASRQGSGSWVRLPGDRANPDPGGWPPATGEFINLAQATLPAPPELTTALDRARCLLPEYLSGHGYQAFGLPELRELIAASYARRGLPTNPQQILVTNGAQHGFALVLRALVSPGERVLVEHPTYPNPLQAIRGVGAEAVAVPMLAQGWDLELMSATLHQANPKLAYLIPDFQNPTGIRMGADGRERLAGMLRRTRTPAVIDETLVDLDLTDGEAPAPVAAFDEGRVITLGSAGKSFWGGLRLGWVRAPEDLVQRLLLDRAAVDLGSPVLEQLLLTELLRDPDPVLRRRREEVARLRDVLIAELAEHLPGWRFRVPDGGLSLWCNLGSPVSSRLVVAAEQHGLRLVPGSRFAVQGSLDRYLRFPYTLPAEELRQSVRRIAAAAAPLGGTSGPCPLDVPVN